The Dama dama isolate Ldn47 chromosome 3, ASM3311817v1, whole genome shotgun sequence genome has a segment encoding these proteins:
- the VEZT gene encoding vezatin isoform X4 has product MLPTWWIVSSWLVWGVILFVYLIIRSLRLWRTAKLQITLKKYNVYLEDIVTNSRGFTNLVRKALRLIQETEVISRGFTLLLDRVSAACPFNKAGQHPSQHLIGLRKAVYRTVRANFQAARLATLYMLKNYPLNSESDNVTNYICVVPFKELGLGLSEEQISEEEAHNLTDGFSLPALKVLFQLWVAQSSEFFRRLALLLSTTNSPPGLLLTPALLPHRILSDVIQGLPHVHSACLEELKRSYEFYRYFETQHQSVPQRLSRTQQKSRELSNVHTAVRSLQLHLKALLNEVIILEDELEKLVCTKETQELVSEAYQILEQKLKLIQPHVQASNNCWEEAISQVDKLLRRNTDKKGKPEMACENPRCTVVPLTQPPLHIADEDPIPEEQELEAYVDDIDMDTDFRKDDFYYLSQEDRERQKREHEESKRVLQELKSVLGFKASEAERQKWKQLLFSDHAVLKSLSPVDPVEPISNSEPSVDSDMGKVGKNDTEEENNKTSTADNEISSRTEYLCEYPLDGKNKDNSANEVFFQGAEERAHYQCEREDESPQADVDGLAPAHPAPRVSSQPSIKQRLAQLQLSPDFTFTAGLAAEVAARSLSFTTMQEQTFGDEEEEQIIQENENEVEEK; this is encoded by the exons ATGCTTCCCACTTGGTGGATTGTATCTTCCTGGCTGGTATGGGGAGTGATTCTATTTGTTTATCTGATCATAAGATCTTTGCGATTATGGAGGACAGCAAAACTACAAATAACtctaaaaaaatacaatgtcTATTTGGAAGATATAGTAACAAATAGCCGAGGTTTTACTAACCTTGTGAGAAAAGCTTTACGTCTCATTCAAGAAACTGAAGTCATTTCCAGAGGATTTACACT TTTGCTTGACAGGGTCAGTGCTGCTTGCCCATTTAATAAAGCTGGACAGCATCCCAGTCAGCATCTCATCGGTCTTCGGAAAGCTGTCTACAGAACTGTCAGAGCCAACTTTCAAGCAGCGAGGCTAGCTACCCTATATATGCTGAAAAA CTACCCCCTGAACTCCGAGAGTGACAATGTAACCAACTACATCTGTGTGGTGCCTTTTAAGGAGCTGGGCCTTGGACTTAGTGAAGAGCAGATTTCAGAAGAGGAAGCACATAACCTTACAGATGGCTTCAGCCTGCCTGCCTTGAAG gtccTGTTTCAGCTCTGGGtggcacagagttcagagttctTTAGGCGGCTAGCCCTGTTACTTTCTACAACAAATTCACCTCCTGGGCTGTTACTTACTCCAGCACTTTTGCCTCATCGTATCTTATCTGATGTGATTCAAGGTCTACCTCATGTTCATTCTGCCTGTTTGGAAGAGCTTAAACGCAGCTATGAGTTCTACCGGTACTTTGAAACTCAGCACCAGTCGGTACCCCAGCGTTTATCCAGAACTCAGCAGAAGTCAAGAGAACTGAGTAATGTTCACACGGCAGTACGCAGCTTGCAGCTGCATCTGAAAGCATTACTGAATGA GGTAATAATTCTTGAGGATGAACTTGAAAAGCTTGTCTGTACTAAAGAAACACAAGAACTAGTGTCAGAAGCTTATCAAATCCTAGAACAGAAATTAAAGTTAATTCAGCCCCATGTTCAAGCAAGCAACAATTGCTGGGAAGAGGCCATTTCTCAAGTGGACAAATTGCTGCGAAGAAATACAGATAAAAAAG GTAAACCTGAAATGGCGTGTGAGAACCCACGCTGCACTGTGGTACCTTTGACACAGCCTCCTCTACACATTGCAGACGAAGATCCAATTCCTGAGGAGCAG gAGTTAGAAGCTTATGTAGATGATATTGATATGGACACTGATTTCAGAAAGGATGATTTTTATTACTTGTCTcaagaagacagagagagacagaagcgTGAACATGAAGAATCCAAGAGGGTGCTCCAAGAACTGAAATCTGTGCTGGGATTTAAAGCATCAGAGGCAGAAAGGCAGAAGTGGAAGCAGCTTCTGTTTAGTGATCATG ctgtgttgaaatccttgtctcctgtagaCCCAGTGGAACCCATAAGTAATTCAGAACCATCAGTGGATTCAGATATGGGGAAAGTTggtaaaaatgatactgaagaggaaaataataaaacctcTACAGCTGACAATGAAATAAGTAGTAGGACTGAGTATTTATGTGAATACCCTCTAGAtggtaaaaataaagacaattctGCAAATGAagtcttcttccaaggagctgaaGAAAGAGCACATTACCAGTGTGAGCGTGAAGATGAGTCTCCGCAGGCAGATGTAGATGGCCTggcccctgcccacccagcccccAGGGTCTCTTCACAGCCCTCCATCAAGCAGAGGCTGGCACAGCTACAGCTGTCCcctgatttcactttcactgctggcCTCGCTGCAGAAGTGGCTGCTAGATCTCTCTCCTTTACCACCATGCAGGAACAGACTTTTGGTGATGAGGAGGAAGAGCAAATaatacaagaaaatgaaaatgaggtaGAAGAAAAGTAA